A portion of the Pseudomonas sp. GR 6-02 genome contains these proteins:
- a CDS encoding YegP family protein has protein sequence MYFEIYRQTRGTSQTGKGQWRWRLRAGNHETIASGEAYVNKSDCVHAIDLIKGTQEQTPVKEI, from the coding sequence ATGTACTTTGAGATTTACAGGCAAACCCGTGGCACCTCACAGACCGGCAAGGGCCAATGGCGCTGGCGTTTGCGAGCGGGGAATCATGAAACGATTGCCAGTGGGGAGGCTTACGTCAACAAGTCTGATTGCGTACATGCCATCGATTTGATCAAAGGGACTCAAGAGCAGACACCGGTCAAGGAGATATAG
- a CDS encoding NUDIX hydrolase has product MTVDKACPVVLRRSETLEILAFEHPLAGLQLVKGSVESGESTEVASARELVEEAGIQGKVIRDLGTLRSHITGHMWAFHECHVAQDLPDTWVHHTEDDGGHEFIFFWHPLMSEPSEAWHQIYKDALGFIRLSLAKAPMEN; this is encoded by the coding sequence ATGACGGTAGATAAAGCCTGCCCGGTAGTGCTACGGAGAAGTGAAACGCTAGAAATTTTGGCTTTTGAGCATCCGCTGGCAGGTCTGCAATTGGTCAAAGGTAGCGTGGAATCCGGAGAGTCAACTGAAGTGGCCTCTGCACGAGAGCTGGTCGAAGAAGCCGGGATTCAAGGCAAGGTGATACGAGATTTGGGTACGTTGCGCTCGCATATAACAGGACACATGTGGGCATTCCATGAGTGTCATGTTGCGCAAGACCTGCCTGATACCTGGGTTCATCATACTGAAGATGATGGAGGACATGAGTTCATTTTTTTTTGGCATCCATTAATGAGTGAGCCCTCAGAAGCGTGGCATCAGATTTACAAAGATGCGTTGGGATTTATAAGACTTAGTCTCGCTAAAGCGCCAATGGAGAATTGA
- the purC gene encoding phosphoribosylaminoimidazolesuccinocarboxamide synthase — translation MEKREELYRGKAKSVYKTDDADRLILLFRNDTSAFDGKRIEQLDRKGMVNNKFNAFIMQKLEAAGVPTQFDKLLGDNECLVKKLDMIPVECVVRNYAAGSLVKRLGVEEGMKLNPYTFELFLKDDAKGDPFINESHVVAFGWGTAEQLVRMKELSLKVNEVLSKLFDDAGLLLVDFKLEFGVFSDGSIVLGDEFSPDGCRLWDKATKKKMDKDRFRQGLGDVIEAYEEVANRLGVPL, via the coding sequence ATGGAAAAACGTGAAGAACTCTACCGCGGCAAAGCCAAATCGGTTTACAAGACCGACGACGCTGACCGCTTGATCCTGCTGTTTCGCAACGACACCTCGGCGTTCGACGGCAAGCGTATCGAGCAGCTCGACCGCAAAGGCATGGTGAACAACAAGTTCAACGCTTTCATCATGCAGAAACTCGAAGCAGCCGGCGTGCCGACTCAATTCGACAAACTGCTGGGTGACAACGAATGCCTGGTGAAAAAACTCGACATGATTCCGGTCGAGTGCGTCGTGCGTAACTACGCCGCCGGCAGCCTGGTCAAGCGCCTGGGTGTTGAAGAGGGTATGAAGCTCAACCCTTACACCTTCGAACTGTTCCTGAAGGACGACGCCAAGGGCGACCCGTTCATCAACGAATCCCACGTCGTGGCATTCGGTTGGGGCACCGCCGAGCAACTGGTTCGCATGAAAGAACTGTCGCTCAAGGTCAACGAAGTACTGAGCAAACTGTTCGACGACGCCGGCCTGCTGCTGGTCGACTTCAAACTCGAATTTGGCGTGTTCTCCGACGGCTCCATCGTTCTGGGCGACGAATTCAGCCCGGACGGCTGCCGTCTGTGGGACAAGGCCACTAAGAAGAAAATGGACAAGGACCGCTTCCGTCAGGGCCTCGGTGATGTCATCGAAGCCTACGAAGAAGTCGCCAACCGTCTGGGCGTACCGCTTTAA
- a CDS encoding MBL fold metallo-hydrolase produces the protein MRFAVLGSGSQGNGTLVASDDTYVLVDCGFSLRETEKRLLRLGVNPAQLSAILVTHEHADHVHGVGLLSRRYNLPVYLSRGTLRGMRKPIEPAGLLAGGEQLQIGPLSIGVIAVAHDAQEPTQYVFSDGQRRFGLLTDLGSYCNKVLDGYRDLDALMIEANHCRDMLARGHYPYFLKQRVGGELGHLNNHQAAFLVAELGWQGLQHLVLAHLSSKNNLPQLARQCFVDTLGCDPDWLQLADQDSGLDWRYIA, from the coding sequence CGATGACACGTATGTGCTGGTGGATTGTGGTTTCTCCTTGCGGGAAACCGAAAAACGCCTGCTGCGCCTTGGGGTGAACCCTGCGCAGTTGAGCGCGATACTTGTGACCCACGAACATGCCGATCACGTGCATGGCGTGGGTTTACTGTCTCGGCGTTACAATCTGCCTGTCTACCTCAGTCGCGGGACCCTGCGCGGGATGCGCAAACCGATTGAACCCGCAGGCCTTCTGGCTGGCGGCGAGCAACTGCAAATCGGCCCTCTGAGCATCGGCGTCATTGCCGTGGCCCATGATGCACAGGAGCCGACGCAGTATGTTTTCAGCGACGGTCAGCGGCGTTTCGGCCTGTTGACCGACCTGGGCTCATACTGCAACAAGGTGCTGGACGGCTATCGGGACCTCGATGCGTTGATGATCGAGGCCAACCATTGCCGTGACATGCTGGCTCGCGGTCACTACCCGTACTTTCTCAAGCAGCGGGTGGGCGGTGAATTGGGACATTTGAACAACCATCAGGCGGCATTCCTGGTGGCCGAGTTGGGCTGGCAAGGCCTGCAACACCTGGTCCTGGCCCATCTGAGCAGCAAGAACAACCTGCCGCAGCTGGCCCGGCAATGTTTTGTCGACACCCTCGGGTGCGACCCGGACTGGCTGCAACTGGCCGATCAAGATTCAGGGCTCGACTGGCGATACATCGCCTAG